One window from the genome of Bacillus tianshenii encodes:
- a CDS encoding glycosyltransferase family 2 protein, giving the protein MYVLLIVLFVINAFIIVWAMVGYPLSLRVIDKYNRKPSIIKTRTHEPTVTLMIVAHNEEKVILNKLKNVTGLNYPKEKLEILVSSDHSTDQTNEIVRAFIKEHKDFNIRLYEVKERKGKTNAQNEAALTAKSDILVMTDANAMLDKEAVKELVSAFASDDIAYVTGRLKYVNAEAEWTSESESSYWEWDLKMREIESKLHSVTAGNGALYACRTKDYYQFDPIKCHDGAMPKHYVLEGKRAIYNKDAIAYEKAGATVEDEFGRKVRMSRSIFTALFSNLQLYNFFKHKWFSYCYFGHRFCRQNLWSAHLMVLLLNIPLAFFHFFFQLTLLFQVIFYSVALVKHIAKINNRIPNMIYYYSITVLAQMLGVFRQITGKSKPFWEKAESTR; this is encoded by the coding sequence ATGTATGTTCTGTTGATCGTTTTATTTGTTATAAATGCTTTCATCATCGTTTGGGCAATGGTTGGTTACCCTCTATCTTTAAGGGTTATTGACAAATATAATCGCAAACCTTCTATTATAAAAACTCGAACTCATGAACCAACGGTAACGCTTATGATTGTTGCGCATAATGAAGAGAAAGTGATTCTTAATAAGTTGAAGAATGTCACTGGCCTAAATTACCCGAAAGAAAAATTGGAAATTCTCGTTTCCTCTGATCATAGCACCGATCAGACAAATGAAATTGTTCGAGCCTTTATAAAGGAACATAAGGATTTCAATATCCGCTTATATGAAGTGAAAGAACGAAAAGGTAAAACAAATGCACAAAATGAAGCTGCCTTAACCGCAAAAAGTGACATCCTCGTGATGACCGATGCAAACGCTATGCTCGATAAAGAAGCTGTTAAAGAATTAGTGTCTGCTTTCGCATCTGACGATATTGCTTATGTGACAGGAAGGCTTAAATATGTAAATGCAGAAGCCGAATGGACGAGTGAATCAGAGTCCTCTTATTGGGAATGGGATTTGAAAATGCGTGAGATTGAATCAAAGCTGCACTCGGTCACAGCAGGGAACGGTGCGTTATATGCATGCCGAACGAAAGACTATTATCAATTCGACCCAATCAAGTGCCACGATGGTGCCATGCCGAAACATTATGTGTTAGAAGGCAAAAGAGCGATCTATAATAAAGATGCGATTGCTTATGAAAAGGCTGGCGCAACTGTTGAGGATGAATTTGGCCGAAAGGTAAGAATGTCGAGAAGCATCTTTACAGCCTTGTTTTCAAACTTACAACTATACAACTTCTTCAAGCATAAGTGGTTTAGCTATTGTTATTTTGGTCATCGTTTCTGTCGGCAAAATTTATGGTCAGCACATTTGATGGTTCTGTTGCTCAATATTCCGTTGGCATTTTTCCATTTCTTTTTCCAATTAACATTGCTTTTCCAGGTTATCTTTTATAGCGTAGCCTTGGTGAAGCACATTGCCAAAATAAATAACCGAATACCAAATATGATCTATTATTATAGCATCACAGTGCTAGCACAGATGCTTGGAGTCTTCCGGCAAATAACCGGAAAATCAAAGCCTTTCTGGGAAAAAGCCGAAAGTACACGATAA
- a CDS encoding GNAT family N-acetyltransferase, which yields MLSVISINEAKKWDEIVKSFRNFDVYYLSGYTKAFHIHGDGEPLLFYYEDQCIRAINVVMKRDIERDENFLGEIPQRSYFDLVTPYGYGGFLIEGDTSASSLQSLKEAYHSYCRSNGIISEFVRFHPILKNDQNAASLYDVLQVGKTISIDLDCPEQIWNELTGKNRNVIRKAKKLGVEIYWGRNPELFDQFIDLYNATMDKDNADDYYYFGEEFYHSVLEDLKYHSYLFYAMFQGEIIAMSIILACNQQLHYHLSASDREYQSYAATNLLLYEAACWGAENGYTTFHLGGGLGGKEDSLYKFKKAFNKHSANTFSIGRKVFDEQKYTELMGIRSADDEFDLETTFFPQYRAKKPVAKTALKS from the coding sequence ATGCTATCGGTTATTTCGATAAATGAAGCTAAGAAGTGGGATGAGATTGTTAAGAGCTTTCGGAACTTTGATGTATATTATTTATCTGGCTATACGAAAGCTTTTCACATTCACGGAGACGGTGAACCGCTCCTTTTCTATTACGAGGATCAATGTATAAGAGCAATCAATGTGGTCATGAAGCGTGATATCGAAAGAGATGAGAATTTCTTAGGTGAAATTCCTCAACGTTCATATTTTGACCTCGTCACCCCGTATGGATATGGGGGTTTTTTAATCGAAGGTGACACATCTGCCAGCAGCTTGCAGTCACTTAAGGAAGCCTATCATTCATATTGTAGAAGCAATGGCATCATTAGTGAGTTCGTGCGCTTTCACCCAATCCTTAAAAATGATCAGAATGCTGCATCTCTCTATGATGTGCTCCAAGTAGGCAAGACGATCTCCATTGATCTGGACTGTCCGGAACAAATTTGGAATGAACTGACTGGTAAAAATCGAAATGTCATAAGGAAGGCAAAGAAGCTAGGAGTGGAAATTTACTGGGGACGAAATCCTGAATTATTTGACCAGTTTATTGATCTTTATAACGCTACGATGGATAAGGATAACGCAGATGACTATTATTACTTTGGAGAAGAATTTTACCATAGTGTGCTGGAGGATTTGAAATATCATTCTTACCTTTTCTATGCGATGTTTCAAGGTGAAATCATTGCGATGTCCATTATTTTGGCTTGCAATCAACAACTTCATTACCATTTGTCAGCGTCTGATCGTGAATACCAAAGCTATGCCGCTACAAACTTGTTGCTGTATGAAGCAGCATGTTGGGGAGCTGAAAATGGGTACACCACCTTCCATTTAGGCGGCGGTCTTGGCGGAAAAGAAGACAGCTTATATAAATTCAAAAAAGCCTTTAACAAACATTCAGCCAATACATTTTCAATTGGAAGAAAGGTGTTTGACGAACAGAAATACACGGAGTTAATGGGAATTAGGAGTGCTGACGATGAATTTGATCTGGAGACAACCTTCTTTCCTCAGTATCGGGCGAAAAAGCCTGTAGCAAAGACAGCACTGAAATCTTAA
- a CDS encoding sugar transferase: MNYIQMKCFLDKIMAFFLLVISSPLLIILSLFIMLEDSSASPIFRQTRIGFNNREFNIYKLRSMRTQTHKDGVRLSDSQRMLKIGGIIRKASFDELPQLVNILKGEMSFIGPRPLSVKYLPYYNEEEIKRHNVRPGISGWAQVNGRNTISWEDKFSFDVEYVKRISFLFDLKIFFLTIVRVLQKSGVQTRGEGSMEVDFHEHRKKQNSVM, translated from the coding sequence GTGAATTATATCCAAATGAAATGTTTTCTTGATAAAATAATGGCTTTTTTTCTCTTGGTTATTTCATCACCGCTTCTGATTATTCTTTCTCTCTTCATTATGTTAGAGGACTCCTCTGCTTCACCAATCTTTAGGCAAACGAGAATTGGGTTTAATAATAGAGAGTTCAACATTTATAAGTTACGAAGTATGAGAACGCAGACGCACAAAGATGGTGTTCGTCTATCTGACAGCCAAAGAATGTTGAAGATCGGTGGAATTATCCGAAAAGCAAGCTTTGATGAGCTCCCGCAGCTGGTGAATATTCTAAAAGGGGAAATGAGCTTTATCGGCCCACGTCCATTATCCGTGAAATATCTCCCCTACTATAATGAAGAAGAAATCAAGCGGCATAACGTTCGGCCTGGAATAAGCGGCTGGGCTCAAGTGAATGGTCGAAACACGATTAGCTGGGAAGACAAATTTTCATTTGATGTTGAATATGTGAAACGGATATCCTTTCTTTTTGATTTGAAAATATTCTTCCTCACGATTGTAAGGGTGCTGCAAAAGAGCGGCGTGCAAACGAGAGGGGAAGGCAGTATGGAAGTGGATTTTCATGAACATCGAAAAAAACAAAATTCAGTCATGTGA
- a CDS encoding CoA ester lyase: MTVNYPMRSLMFVPGHKLKLIESAIKTDADVLLLDLEDSVQPRVNKQIARDNIVHFVRNNKFSNRRIFPRINDRESGELLKDISQLTIEGVDGFVYPKSNIGQDIYFIDKLLETIEYEKGFPIGTFKIIPLIETASGVLHAEEISAASDRVIAIAFGNEDYLTDIQGVNDETASTIFTARSMIAMAARSQNVIPIDTVHIKVHDLEDLERNIQIAKKLGFEGMLVLHPKELELVHKYYSPTEQEIIEARKMIEAFEESERNGSGVAIVDGRFVGPPLVKNAYKVLSSYENILAKDGIEVRTIGLEG, from the coding sequence ATGACCGTCAATTATCCAATGCGTTCACTCATGTTTGTTCCTGGTCATAAGCTGAAGTTAATCGAAAGTGCTATAAAGACAGATGCAGATGTATTGTTGCTTGACTTAGAAGATTCAGTACAGCCGAGGGTTAATAAACAGATCGCACGGGACAATATTGTTCATTTTGTTCGGAATAATAAGTTTTCGAACCGCCGTATATTCCCAAGAATTAATGACCGGGAAAGCGGTGAACTGTTGAAAGATATCAGTCAGCTAACGATTGAAGGGGTTGACGGGTTTGTCTATCCGAAGTCTAACATCGGGCAGGATATTTATTTCATCGACAAGCTCCTTGAAACAATCGAATATGAAAAAGGCTTTCCGATTGGAACCTTTAAGATTATTCCATTGATTGAAACAGCATCGGGAGTACTGCACGCAGAGGAGATTAGCGCGGCATCGGATAGAGTAATTGCGATTGCATTCGGAAATGAAGATTATTTAACGGATATTCAAGGAGTAAATGATGAAACAGCTTCCACGATCTTTACAGCGCGCTCGATGATTGCGATGGCAGCTCGAAGTCAGAATGTAATACCGATCGACACGGTTCACATTAAGGTACATGATCTTGAAGACCTTGAAAGAAATATACAGATTGCTAAGAAATTAGGCTTTGAAGGGATGCTTGTGCTGCACCCAAAGGAATTGGAGTTAGTTCATAAGTATTATTCGCCGACAGAACAAGAAATAATTGAAGCAAGGAAAATGATTGAAGCTTTCGAAGAATCGGAGCGAAATGGCTCAGGAGTAGCGATCGTGGATGGCAGGTTTGTCGGACCACCACTAGTGAAGAACGCTTATAAAGTGTTAAGTAGCTATGAAAATATACTCGCGAAGGATGGAATTGAGGTTAGGACAATTGGTTTGGAGGGGTAG
- a CDS encoding MaoC family dehydratase, giving the protein MEQMGRYFEEFEVGEVITHKTSKTIFESDNNLFSLLTMNHHPVHTNADYASQQQHGKILVVGTLVFSLTVGLTVPDISGKAIANLMYENVDHLSPVFIGDTIYAETTILDKRESNSKNDRGIVYVETVAMNQHKEKVLSFRRKVLLKKRG; this is encoded by the coding sequence ATGGAACAAATGGGGAGATATTTTGAAGAGTTTGAAGTTGGCGAAGTGATTACGCATAAGACCTCTAAGACAATCTTTGAAAGTGATAATAATTTGTTTTCATTACTAACGATGAATCACCATCCTGTACATACAAATGCAGATTACGCGTCACAACAACAGCATGGGAAGATTCTTGTCGTAGGTACGCTTGTATTTAGCTTAACAGTAGGGCTGACAGTACCAGACATTAGCGGGAAAGCAATTGCAAACCTTATGTATGAGAACGTGGACCATTTATCACCAGTTTTTATTGGCGATACGATTTATGCCGAAACGACAATTTTAGATAAGCGTGAATCAAATAGTAAAAATGATCGAGGGATTGTTTACGTGGAAACAGTCGCGATGAATCAACACAAAGAGAAAGTATTATCATTCCGAAGAAAAGTCTTATTGAAAAAGCGGGGGTAA
- a CDS encoding aldolase/citrate lyase family protein — protein sequence MFKSYLFIPANKQRFIEKAAKIPQVDYRVFDLEDSVLASNIEQSLRLLSEIEIKETDWLRIPLLESGIRQVILSSSRIGISQYVIPKFAGFQEIEGIIEEILTINRDAKVLLLLENARSYIELEKILAAFSQSIHGVSLGLHDFAYDTGMKNDYKLLRHIRMNIMLLARAYGVEPIDVVSTHLRNEKLLTEEIFDGFEMGYRAKFLIHPFQLEVLKSVSFYTEEEVNEYKKVLQYYEENIRGKEALFSYNDRVYEKMHLEEIKRIVRWGKTLYGTNGEIF from the coding sequence ATGTTTAAGAGCTATTTATTCATACCTGCAAATAAACAAAGATTTATAGAGAAGGCCGCTAAGATTCCTCAGGTTGACTATCGGGTGTTTGATTTGGAAGATTCTGTTTTAGCTTCGAATATTGAACAATCGTTAAGGCTGCTTTCGGAGATAGAGATTAAGGAAACCGATTGGCTGCGCATTCCGTTGCTTGAAAGTGGGATAAGGCAAGTTATTTTAAGTAGCAGCCGAATTGGGATAAGTCAATATGTCATTCCGAAGTTTGCTGGTTTTCAAGAGATTGAAGGTATTATCGAAGAGATTCTAACAATCAATCGAGATGCGAAGGTACTTTTACTCTTAGAAAACGCCCGGTCCTATATTGAATTGGAGAAGATACTTGCAGCGTTTAGTCAGTCGATTCACGGTGTTAGCTTAGGCCTTCATGATTTTGCTTATGATACAGGTATGAAAAATGATTATAAGCTTTTGCGACATATTCGGATGAATATCATGCTTCTTGCGCGGGCGTATGGAGTGGAACCAATTGATGTAGTTTCGACGCATTTAAGGAATGAGAAGCTTCTGACAGAGGAGATCTTTGATGGGTTTGAAATGGGGTATCGAGCGAAGTTTCTTATTCATCCTTTTCAATTAGAAGTATTAAAGTCTGTGTCCTTCTACACCGAGGAAGAAGTCAATGAATATAAGAAGGTGCTTCAATATTATGAAGAAAATATCAGGGGGAAAGAAGCGCTCTTTTCTTATAATGACCGGGTTTATGAAAAGATGCACCTTGAAGAAATCAAACGAATTGTAAGGTGGGGGAAGACGCTCTATGGAACAAATGGGGAGATATTTTGA
- a CDS encoding transglutaminase domain-containing protein, whose product MKKIILILGLICSITVWGTGNVSAEQLPKIEGQWSNKLGGKINLEAKQKSTILEIYDASNEEELKERIREGFETRQNSFTVMYTGDMSDLKIKIDTAIEQTLLENEYLSYDVRGYSYSGSGTTASYSINFTANYYQSAQQIEYVRERIPVILDEIITPGMNTHEKVKAVHDYIVLNVAYDESYNQGVNAPYFALTGGETLCNGYAMLVYDMLKELQIPVRLISGTAGDIGHAWNLVQLDGEWYHLDATWDDPVPDEKGRTLYNYYMLTDEMIAEDHHWVEGGLNGGEKPYPTADADYVAALEENGYDTLAKSLELHLQTSEYTVSTKAELTAFILKHFQQMEDEFSVRFVGDVTENAVKEILLEAIDDARSQSEAENLYYGIDAYSRTDETDYVLTLLDIEYSDAITVTSLDMLMLPTEPLEVGTNVPLLVSATLSNGLQKDITNDAAFTISNPEVVSVKNGELISLSGGTATITVTYQNHETTFTVQVEEAPEELTYPIEGYKHFATYTDVEASKEWTVKFNTDMHSYLSDSEVYVLDRFGNKQINWMYYEDPQTLKVDAPTGGYENGETYYLVIEKSLRSAQEKNLVEAVTMKFTIVD is encoded by the coding sequence ATGAAGAAAATTATACTTATTTTAGGGCTCATTTGTTCCATCACTGTCTGGGGCACAGGAAATGTATCTGCTGAACAATTACCCAAGATAGAAGGCCAATGGTCGAATAAGCTTGGCGGAAAGATTAATCTTGAAGCTAAGCAGAAGTCAACGATTCTTGAAATCTATGATGCAAGTAATGAAGAAGAGTTAAAAGAACGAATTAGGGAAGGATTTGAAACACGACAAAATTCCTTTACCGTTATGTACACAGGAGATATGTCGGATTTAAAGATCAAAATCGATACAGCAATTGAACAAACTTTATTGGAGAATGAGTATTTAAGCTATGATGTGAGGGGATACAGTTATAGCGGCTCAGGAACGACGGCAAGCTATAGCATTAATTTCACAGCTAATTATTATCAATCTGCACAACAAATAGAGTATGTAAGAGAGCGTATTCCAGTAATACTTGACGAAATCATTACACCAGGCATGAATACGCATGAGAAAGTAAAAGCAGTACATGATTATATCGTTTTAAATGTCGCCTATGATGAGTCGTATAATCAAGGGGTGAATGCGCCATATTTCGCTCTTACTGGCGGAGAGACTTTATGTAACGGCTATGCGATGCTTGTATATGATATGTTAAAAGAATTGCAAATTCCAGTCCGATTAATCAGTGGGACAGCAGGCGATATCGGACATGCTTGGAACCTCGTCCAACTAGATGGTGAGTGGTACCACCTCGACGCCACATGGGATGACCCGGTTCCAGATGAAAAAGGGCGTACTCTTTATAACTATTACATGCTAACAGATGAAATGATTGCTGAGGACCATCACTGGGTAGAAGGCGGCCTGAACGGTGGAGAAAAGCCATACCCAACGGCTGATGCAGATTATGTAGCGGCGTTAGAGGAAAACGGTTATGATACACTAGCGAAAAGTTTAGAGCTTCACCTTCAAACCTCAGAATATACGGTAAGTACAAAAGCTGAGTTGACAGCATTTATTCTAAAACACTTTCAACAAATGGAAGATGAATTTTCCGTGCGTTTCGTTGGGGATGTAACTGAAAATGCGGTTAAAGAAATATTACTTGAAGCAATTGATGATGCAAGATCCCAATCTGAAGCGGAGAATTTATATTATGGCATTGATGCTTATAGTCGAACTGATGAAACAGATTATGTGCTCACATTACTTGATATCGAGTATTCAGATGCAATCACGGTAACAAGTCTTGATATGTTAATGCTTCCGACAGAACCTCTAGAAGTTGGAACGAACGTGCCGTTACTTGTATCCGCAACATTAAGCAATGGCCTGCAAAAAGATATAACAAACGACGCTGCATTTACCATAAGTAACCCAGAAGTAGTGAGTGTCAAAAATGGAGAGTTAATCTCACTTTCTGGTGGAACGGCAACGATTACAGTGACCTATCAAAATCACGAAACAACATTTACTGTGCAAGTCGAGGAAGCTCCTGAAGAGTTGACTTACCCAATAGAAGGATACAAACACTTTGCCACATATACAGATGTGGAAGCATCAAAGGAATGGACGGTTAAGTTCAATACAGATATGCACAGCTACCTTAGCGATAGCGAAGTGTATGTGCTAGACCGGTTTGGCAACAAGCAAATCAACTGGATGTATTATGAAGATCCGCAAACATTAAAGGTTGACGCACCAACAGGTGGATATGAAAATGGTGAAACATATTACTTAGTAATTGAGAAATCTTTACGATCCGCTCAAGAGAAGAATTTGGTGGAAGCGGTGACGATGAAGTTTACAATTGTAGATTAA